Proteins encoded within one genomic window of Insulibacter thermoxylanivorax:
- a CDS encoding carbohydrate ABC transporter permease, whose translation MKNNKKLNNVGIFLFFGGPSLFAFAVVFLIPFIVGLYLTFTNWHIINNDWSFVGFSNYVDVFRDKTFLTQLEFTIWYVIFTVLISNFLAFFIALVLTSGVKGERWLRAGYFTPNLIGGIVLGYLWQTLFSRVLPFLGQQYGWTLFETSWLTSTDKAFWALVIATSWQLAGYLMIIYIAGFTGVPKDVLEAASIDGANKSTILRKIILRLSIPAIVVCIFLSLSRSFLTYDLNLSLTKGGPFGSTELATYHIVQKAFLSNQYAIGQAEAIILFVIVAVVALTQSYLLKKLEVEV comes from the coding sequence ATGAAGAACAACAAAAAGCTGAATAATGTCGGGATCTTTTTGTTTTTCGGCGGCCCTTCTCTATTTGCATTTGCCGTGGTGTTCCTGATCCCGTTTATTGTTGGGCTGTATTTGACCTTTACCAATTGGCACATCATCAATAACGATTGGTCTTTTGTTGGTTTTTCCAACTATGTTGATGTCTTTCGCGACAAAACCTTTTTAACACAACTGGAATTTACCATCTGGTATGTGATCTTTACCGTTTTGATCTCCAATTTCCTTGCTTTTTTCATCGCTTTGGTATTGACCAGCGGTGTTAAGGGAGAACGCTGGCTTCGAGCCGGATATTTTACGCCCAACTTGATCGGCGGGATCGTCCTCGGTTACTTGTGGCAAACTCTCTTCTCCCGGGTCCTTCCTTTCTTAGGGCAGCAATACGGCTGGACTTTGTTTGAAACCTCGTGGTTGACCAGTACTGACAAGGCGTTCTGGGCATTGGTCATCGCCACTTCCTGGCAATTGGCCGGTTACCTGATGATCATCTACATCGCTGGATTCACCGGAGTACCCAAGGACGTCCTGGAAGCTGCGAGCATCGATGGGGCGAACAAATCTACGATTCTGCGCAAAATCATTCTGCGCCTGTCCATCCCTGCTATCGTAGTATGTATCTTCTTGTCCTTGTCCCGTTCGTTCTTGACTTATGATTTGAACCTCAGCTTGACGAAAGGCGGACCCTTTGGTTCTACGGAGTTAGCAACCTACCATATCGTGCAGAAGGCGTTTCTCTCCAATCAATATGCCATTGGACAAGCTGAAGCCATTATTCTATTCGTCATCGTAGCAGTTGTAGCATTGACCCAGTCCTATCTGCTGAAGAAGTTGGAGGTGGAGGTGTGA